The Pseudomonas berkeleyensis genome includes a region encoding these proteins:
- a CDS encoding sensor histidine kinase, giving the protein MLTSFSLSELILISAGYLLVLFGVAWLSEHGLIPRRIIRHPLTYTLSLGVYASAWAFYGTVGLAYQYGYGFLASYLGVSGAFLLAPVLLYPILRITRTYQLSSLADLFAFRFRSTWAGALTTLFMLIGVLPLLALQIQAVADSIGILSREPLQEKVALSYCGLIILFTILFGARHIATREKHEGLVFAIAFESLVKLIALGAIGLYALYGVFGGPRELELWLVQNQAALSTLHTPLQEGPWRTLLLVFFASAIVMPHMYHMTFTENLNPRAMVSASWGLPLFLLLMSLAVPLILWAGLKLGATTNPEYFTLGLGIAVNSETLALLAYIGGLSASSGLIIVSTLALSGMALNHLVLPLYQPPAEGNIYRWLKWTRRALIAFIIMAGYGFYLLLGAQQDLANLGIVAFVATLQFLPGVLSVLYWQTANRRGFLAGLLAGISVWALTMLLPLLGNLEGLYLPLFNVIYVLDDASWHLAAIASLAANVLVFTLVSLFTEASPEEKSAAEACAVDNVRRPQRRELVAISPQDFAAQLAKPLGAKTAQREVEQALRDLHLPFDEGRPYALRRLRDRIEANLSGLMGPSVAQDIVETFLPYKSGSEGYVTEDIHFIESRLEDYQSRLTGLAAELDALRRYHRQTLQELPMGVCSLAKDQEILMWNRAMEELTEIPAQRIVGSRLSALAEPWQSLLQNFIELPDEHLHKQHLALDGQTRWLNLHKAAINEPLAPGNSGLVLLVEDQTDTQMLEDKLVHSERLASIGRLAAGVAHEIGNPITGIACLAQNMREEREHDGELTEISGQILEQTKRVSRIVQSLMSFAHSGSHQRSDEPVCLADVAQDAIGLLSLNKRNFDIHFYNLCDPQHWACGDPQRLAQVLINLLSNARDASPPGGAIRVRSEASEHTVDLIVEDEGSGIPKAIIDRLFEPFFTTKDPGEGTGLGLALVYSIVEEHYGQITIDSPADPERQLGTRIRVTLPRHVEATSVAM; this is encoded by the coding sequence GATCAGCGCCGGCTACCTTCTGGTTCTGTTCGGCGTTGCCTGGCTCAGTGAACATGGCTTGATCCCACGGCGGATCATTCGCCACCCGCTGACCTACACCCTATCGCTGGGCGTCTACGCCAGCGCCTGGGCCTTCTATGGCACGGTGGGCCTGGCCTACCAGTACGGTTATGGCTTCCTCGCCAGTTACCTGGGGGTTTCCGGCGCGTTCCTGCTGGCGCCGGTGCTGCTCTATCCGATCCTGCGCATCACCCGCACCTATCAGCTGTCATCGCTTGCCGATCTGTTCGCCTTCCGCTTCCGCAGCACCTGGGCTGGCGCACTGACCACGCTGTTCATGCTGATCGGCGTGCTACCGCTGCTGGCCCTGCAGATCCAGGCGGTAGCCGACTCCATCGGCATCCTCAGCCGCGAGCCGCTACAGGAGAAAGTGGCGCTGAGTTACTGCGGCCTGATCATCCTCTTCACCATCCTGTTCGGTGCACGCCATATCGCCACCCGCGAGAAACACGAAGGCCTAGTATTCGCCATTGCCTTCGAATCGTTGGTCAAACTGATCGCCCTCGGCGCCATCGGCCTCTATGCGCTGTACGGTGTATTCGGCGGCCCGCGCGAGCTGGAGCTGTGGCTGGTACAGAACCAGGCGGCGCTGTCGACGCTGCATACACCGTTGCAGGAAGGCCCGTGGCGCACCCTGCTGCTGGTGTTCTTCGCCTCGGCCATCGTCATGCCGCACATGTACCACATGACCTTCACCGAGAATCTCAACCCACGCGCCATGGTCAGCGCCAGCTGGGGCCTGCCGCTGTTCCTGCTGCTGATGAGCCTGGCCGTACCACTGATCCTCTGGGCCGGCCTCAAGCTCGGCGCCACCACCAACCCTGAATACTTCACGCTCGGCCTGGGCATCGCGGTGAACAGCGAAACGCTGGCGCTGCTTGCCTATATCGGAGGGCTTTCGGCCTCCAGCGGCCTGATCATCGTCTCGACCCTGGCACTCTCGGGGATGGCACTCAACCACCTGGTGCTGCCGCTGTATCAGCCGCCGGCCGAGGGCAACATCTACCGCTGGCTGAAGTGGACACGCCGCGCGCTGATCGCCTTCATCATCATGGCGGGTTACGGCTTCTATCTGCTGCTCGGCGCACAGCAGGATCTGGCCAACCTGGGCATCGTCGCCTTCGTCGCCACGCTGCAGTTCCTACCCGGCGTGCTGTCGGTGCTGTATTGGCAGACGGCCAACCGCCGCGGTTTCCTCGCCGGGTTGCTGGCGGGGATCAGCGTCTGGGCGCTGACCATGCTGCTGCCGCTGCTGGGCAACCTGGAAGGTCTATACCTGCCGCTGTTCAACGTCATCTATGTGCTCGACGATGCCAGCTGGCACCTGGCAGCCATCGCCTCGCTGGCCGCCAACGTGCTGGTATTCACCCTGGTGTCACTGTTCACCGAGGCCAGCCCCGAAGAGAAGAGCGCCGCCGAGGCCTGCGCGGTAGACAACGTGCGTCGCCCGCAACGACGCGAACTGGTGGCCATCTCGCCGCAGGACTTCGCCGCGCAACTGGCCAAACCGCTCGGTGCCAAGACCGCGCAGCGCGAAGTGGAACAGGCCCTGCGGGATCTACACCTGCCGTTCGACGAAGGCCGCCCTTATGCCCTGCGTCGCCTGCGCGACCGTATCGAAGCCAACCTTTCCGGCCTGATGGGGCCGAGCGTGGCGCAGGACATCGTGGAAACCTTCCTGCCCTATAAATCCGGCAGTGAAGGCTACGTCACCGAGGACATCCACTTCATCGAGAGCCGCCTGGAGGACTACCAGTCGCGCCTGACCGGCCTGGCCGCCGAACTCGATGCGTTGCGTCGTTACCACCGCCAGACCTTGCAGGAACTGCCAATGGGCGTGTGTTCGCTGGCCAAGGATCAGGAGATCCTGATGTGGAACCGCGCCATGGAGGAGCTCACCGAGATTCCCGCGCAGCGCATCGTCGGCTCACGTCTGTCGGCCCTGGCCGAACCCTGGCAGAGCCTACTGCAGAACTTCATCGAACTGCCTGACGAGCACCTGCATAAACAGCACCTGGCGCTGGATGGACAGACCCGCTGGCTGAACCTGCACAAGGCCGCCATCAACGAACCCCTGGCGCCGGGTAACAGCGGCCTGGTGCTGCTGGTCGAGGATCAGACCGATACGCAGATGCTCGAAGACAAGCTGGTGCACTCCGAACGCCTGGCCTCCATCGGCCGCCTGGCCGCCGGCGTGGCGCACGAGATCGGCAACCCGATCACCGGCATCGCCTGTCTGGCACAGAACATGCGCGAAGAGCGCGAGCACGACGGTGAACTGACCGAAATCAGCGGACAGATTCTCGAGCAGACCAAGCGCGTGTCGCGCATCGTCCAGTCCCTGATGAGCTTCGCCCACTCAGGCAGCCACCAGCGCAGCGATGAACCGGTATGCCTGGCCGACGTGGCGCAGGACGCCATCGGCCTGCTGTCACTGAACAAGCGCAACTTCGACATCCACTTCTACAACCTCTGCGATCCGCAGCACTGGGCCTGTGGCGACCCACAACGCCTGGCGCAGGTACTGATCAACCTGCTGTCCAATGCGCGCGACGCCTCACCGCCCGGCGGCGCCATCCGTGTCCGCAGCGAGGCCAGCGAGCATACCGTCGATCTGATCGTGGAAGACGAAGGCAGTGGCATTCCTAAGGCGATCATCGACCGCCTGTTCGAACCCTTCTTCACCACCAAGGATCCAGGCGAAGGTACCGGTCTGGGCCTTGCGCTGGTCTATTCGATCGTGGAAGAGCATTATGGACAGATAACAATCGACAGCCCGGCTGACCCCGAGCGCCAATTGGGCACTCGAATTCGGGTCACCCTACCGAGGCATGTCGAGGCGACGTCCGTAGCGATGTAA
- the panC gene encoding pantoate--beta-alanine ligase: protein MNTVKTLRELRAAVAQARAEGKQVGFVPTMGNLHAGHVSLVEIASQRADFVVASIFVNPLQFGAGEDLDNYPRTLVADQEKLFAAGCHLLFHPDVTEMYPHGMDSQTRVTVQGVSEGLCGASRPGHFEGVATVVTKLFHMVQPDLAVFGEKDYQQLAVIRTLVRDLNMPIQIIGAPTQRAEDGLALSSRNGYLSAEQRATAPVLYRGLQGIADELKRGARDYTRLIENAQAQQREAGFVPDYLEIRNAISLRPAAIDDRHLVVLTAAQLGKTRLIDNLVVELPGQ from the coding sequence ATGAATACGGTCAAGACCCTGCGCGAGCTGCGCGCCGCGGTGGCCCAGGCACGCGCCGAGGGCAAGCAGGTCGGTTTCGTACCGACCATGGGTAACCTGCACGCCGGCCACGTTTCCCTGGTGGAGATCGCCTCACAGCGTGCCGATTTCGTGGTTGCCAGCATCTTCGTCAACCCGCTGCAGTTCGGCGCCGGTGAAGATCTCGACAACTATCCGCGCACCCTGGTTGCCGACCAGGAGAAACTCTTCGCCGCAGGTTGCCACCTGCTGTTCCATCCGGACGTCACGGAAATGTATCCGCATGGCATGGACAGCCAGACGCGCGTCACCGTACAGGGCGTGTCCGAAGGGCTGTGCGGCGCCAGCCGCCCTGGCCATTTCGAGGGCGTGGCCACCGTCGTCACCAAGCTGTTTCATATGGTGCAGCCGGATCTGGCCGTGTTCGGCGAGAAGGACTACCAGCAACTGGCGGTGATTCGCACACTGGTGCGCGACCTGAACATGCCGATCCAGATCATCGGCGCGCCCACCCAGCGCGCCGAGGACGGCCTGGCGCTGTCTTCGCGCAACGGTTACCTCAGCGCCGAGCAGCGCGCCACCGCGCCCGTGCTCTACCGCGGCTTGCAGGGTATCGCTGACGAACTGAAACGCGGCGCGCGCGATTACACTAGGCTGATCGAGAACGCCCAGGCGCAGCAACGCGAAGCCGGCTTCGTCCCCGACTACCTGGAAATCCGCAATGCCATCAGCCTGCGTCCGGCCGCCATCGACGATCGCCACCTGGTGGTGCTGACCGCAGCACAGCTGGGGAAAACCCGCCTGATCGACAATCTGGTCGTTGAACTGCCTGGCCAGTAG
- a CDS encoding polynucleotide adenylyltransferase PcnB, whose protein sequence is MLKKLFKSFRSPLRRAARPRSTPEVLGSRQHPLNRNEISRHAISVVERLQKAGYQAYLVGGCVRDLLLDIDPKDFDVATSATPEQVRAEFRNARVIGRRFKLVHVHFGREIIEVATFRANHPQGEEEENSNQAARNESGRILRDNVYGTLEDDAQRRDFTINALYYDPTQEHILDYARGMHDVRNHLVRLIGDPEQRYLEDPVRMLRAVRFAAKLDFDIEKHSAEPIRRLAPMLRDIPSARLFDEVLKLFLAGYAEYTFDLLLEHDLFAQLFPASGEALKRNPEYTEKLIRQALINTDDRVHEGKSVTPAFLFAAMLWPALPARVLYLQGKGMPPIPAMQEAAHELITEQCQRIAVPKRFTIPIREIWDMQERLPRRSGKRADLLLENPRFRAGYDFLLLRELAGEDTGGLGEWWTEYQDANDSQRRQMIRDLAGKPEAAGNAPRKRRRNNNRRKRSDDGSAAAE, encoded by the coding sequence ATGCTGAAAAAGCTGTTCAAGTCTTTCCGCTCACCTCTGCGCCGCGCCGCTCGTCCACGCAGCACCCCTGAAGTGCTGGGCAGTCGACAACATCCGCTCAATCGCAACGAGATCAGTCGCCACGCCATCAGCGTGGTCGAACGCCTGCAGAAAGCCGGTTATCAGGCCTATCTGGTCGGCGGCTGCGTGCGCGACCTGCTGCTGGATATCGATCCGAAGGATTTCGATGTCGCCACCAGTGCCACGCCCGAGCAAGTGCGCGCCGAGTTCCGTAACGCACGGGTGATCGGTCGCCGCTTCAAGCTGGTTCACGTGCACTTCGGTCGCGAGATCATCGAAGTCGCCACCTTCCGCGCCAATCATCCGCAGGGTGAGGAAGAGGAAAACAGCAACCAGGCCGCGCGCAACGAGAGCGGTCGTATCCTGCGCGATAACGTCTACGGCACTCTGGAAGACGACGCCCAGCGCCGTGACTTCACCATCAATGCGCTGTACTACGACCCGACCCAGGAACACATCCTCGATTACGCCCGCGGCATGCACGACGTGCGCAACCATCTGGTGCGGCTGATCGGTGACCCCGAGCAGCGTTACCTGGAAGATCCGGTGCGCATGCTCCGGGCAGTACGTTTCGCCGCCAAGCTCGATTTCGATATCGAGAAGCACAGCGCCGAACCGATACGCCGCCTGGCACCGATGCTGCGCGATATCCCCTCGGCGCGTCTGTTCGACGAAGTGCTCAAGCTGTTTCTCGCCGGTTACGCCGAGTACACCTTCGATCTGCTGCTCGAACACGACCTGTTCGCTCAACTGTTCCCGGCCAGCGGAGAAGCGCTCAAGCGCAACCCCGAGTACACCGAGAAGCTGATCCGTCAGGCGCTGATCAACACCGATGATCGCGTCCATGAGGGCAAGTCGGTCACCCCCGCCTTCCTCTTCGCAGCCATGCTCTGGCCAGCCCTTCCAGCCCGTGTGCTGTACTTGCAGGGCAAGGGCATGCCACCGATCCCCGCCATGCAGGAAGCCGCTCACGAGCTGATTACCGAGCAGTGCCAGCGCATCGCCGTGCCCAAGCGTTTCACCATTCCTATCCGCGAAATCTGGGATATGCAGGAGCGCCTGCCAAGACGCAGTGGCAAACGCGCCGACCTGCTGCTGGAGAACCCACGCTTCCGCGCCGGTTACGACTTCCTTCTGCTGCGCGAACTGGCCGGCGAAGATACCGGTGGCCTGGGCGAGTGGTGGACCGAGTACCAGGATGCCAACGACAGCCAGCGCCGGCAGATGATCCGCGACTTGGCCGGTAAACCCGAGGCCGCGGGCAACGCCCCACGCAAACGCCGGCGCAACAACAACCGGCGCAAACGCAGTGACGACGGCAGCGCCGCCGCAGAATGA
- the panB gene encoding 3-methyl-2-oxobutanoate hydroxymethyltransferase — translation MPDVTLTTLQSLKQNGEKIAMLTAYDATFAQACCQAGAEVLLVGDSLGMVLQGHDSTLPVSVDEMAYHTASVKRGNQGALIISDLPFMAYATTEQTLLNSAKLMQAGAHMVKLEGAGWLAEPIRLLAERGVPVCAHLGLTPQAVNILGGYKVQGRQEAQARQMRADAMALEQAGAAMLLLECVPSELAAEITQAVKIPVIGIGAGPSTDGQVLVLHDMLGLSLSGRVAKFVRNFMEGQDSIQGALSAYVKAVKDGSFPAAEHGFSA, via the coding sequence ATGCCTGACGTTACCCTGACCACCCTGCAAAGCCTGAAGCAGAACGGTGAAAAGATCGCCATGCTGACCGCTTATGACGCCACCTTCGCCCAAGCCTGCTGCCAGGCCGGTGCCGAGGTGCTACTGGTCGGCGACTCCCTGGGCATGGTGCTACAGGGCCACGACAGTACCTTGCCGGTCAGCGTCGATGAGATGGCCTACCACACCGCCAGCGTCAAACGCGGTAACCAGGGCGCGCTGATCATCAGCGATCTGCCGTTCATGGCCTATGCCACTACCGAACAGACCCTGCTCAACAGCGCCAAGCTGATGCAGGCCGGCGCGCACATGGTCAAGCTGGAAGGCGCCGGCTGGCTGGCCGAACCGATCCGCCTGCTGGCCGAGCGCGGTGTGCCAGTCTGTGCCCACCTCGGGCTCACGCCACAAGCGGTGAACATCCTTGGCGGCTACAAGGTGCAGGGCCGCCAGGAGGCGCAGGCACGCCAGATGCGCGCCGATGCCATGGCACTGGAGCAAGCCGGTGCGGCCATGCTGCTGCTCGAATGCGTACCCAGCGAATTGGCGGCCGAGATCACCCAGGCGGTGAAGATTCCGGTTATCGGTATTGGCGCCGGCCCAAGCACCGACGGCCAGGTGCTGGTACTGCACGACATGCTCGGCCTGTCGCTCTCGGGCCGTGTCGCCAAGTTCGTACGCAACTTCATGGAAGGCCAGGACAGCATCCAGGGCGCCCTGAGTGCTTACGTGAAAGCGGTCAAAGATGGCAGCTTCCCCGCAGCCGAACACGGTTTCTCGGCATGA
- the pgi gene encoding glucose-6-phosphate isomerase, with protein MAYYQQPHDVTTLPAWQALRQHRQAMAGFSMREAFAEDATRFQSFSLNSCGLLLDYSKNLINEDSLALLIQLAEQAGLPQSIRALYQGEQVNASEQRAALHTALRSPIGRRLVVDGTDIIPEVHRVLHQLTELVSRVHSGLWRGYSEKPIKEVVNIGIGGSFLGPQLVSEALRPFTQRGVRCHYLANIDGSEFRELTARLDPETTLFIVSSKSFGTLETLKNTLAARDWYLAMGGPEEELHRHFIAVTSNRKAAIEFGIREENIFPMWDWVGGRYSLWSAIGLPIALAIGVSNFKELLAGAYAMDQHFTQAPLAQNMPVLMALLGIWYTNFWDSQSHAILPYDHYLRNFTKHLQQLDMESNGKSVRQDGSSLDIATGPVIWGGVGCNGQHAYHQLLHQGRLLVPADFIVPVNSYNPLSDHHQWLFANCLSQAQALMQGKSREEAEAELRAKGLPEAEVQRLAPHKVIPGNRPSNILVMNRIAPFTLGALVALYEHKVFVQSAIWGINAFDQWGVELGKEMGKEVYQRLTGQLDSSAADASTQGLIEHFRAHHRG; from the coding sequence ATGGCCTACTACCAGCAGCCTCACGACGTCACCACCCTGCCCGCCTGGCAGGCCCTGCGCCAACATCGCCAAGCGATGGCCGGATTCAGCATGCGCGAGGCTTTCGCCGAGGACGCCACCCGCTTCCAAAGCTTCTCCCTGAACAGCTGCGGCCTGCTGCTGGACTACTCGAAGAACCTGATCAACGAAGACAGCCTGGCGTTGCTGATCCAGCTGGCCGAGCAAGCCGGTCTGCCGCAGTCCATTCGTGCGTTGTATCAGGGTGAGCAGGTCAACGCCTCGGAGCAGCGCGCCGCCCTGCACACGGCCCTGCGCAGCCCGATCGGCCGCCGCCTGGTGGTCGATGGCACCGACATCATTCCCGAAGTGCACCGCGTGCTGCATCAACTGACCGAGCTGGTCAGCCGCGTGCACAGCGGCCTCTGGCGTGGCTACAGCGAAAAGCCGATCAAGGAAGTGGTCAACATCGGCATCGGTGGCTCCTTCCTCGGCCCGCAACTGGTGTCCGAAGCGCTGCGTCCGTTCACTCAACGCGGCGTGCGCTGTCACTACCTGGCCAATATCGACGGCAGCGAATTCCGTGAGCTGACTGCGCGACTGGATCCGGAAACCACTCTGTTCATCGTCTCCAGCAAGTCCTTCGGCACCCTGGAAACCCTGAAGAACACCCTGGCCGCACGCGACTGGTACCTGGCCATGGGCGGCCCGGAAGAAGAGCTGCATCGCCACTTCATCGCCGTGACCAGTAACCGCAAGGCAGCCATCGAATTCGGTATCCGCGAAGAGAACATCTTCCCGATGTGGGACTGGGTCGGCGGCCGTTACTCGTTGTGGTCTGCCATCGGCCTGCCCATCGCCCTGGCCATCGGGGTATCCAACTTCAAGGAACTGCTGGCCGGCGCCTACGCCATGGATCAGCACTTCACCCAGGCTCCCCTGGCCCAGAACATGCCGGTACTGATGGCTCTGCTGGGCATCTGGTACACCAATTTCTGGGATTCGCAGAGCCACGCGATCCTGCCTTACGACCATTACCTGCGTAACTTCACAAAACACCTGCAACAGCTGGACATGGAGTCCAACGGCAAGAGCGTGCGCCAGGACGGCAGCTCGCTGGACATCGCCACCGGCCCAGTGATCTGGGGCGGCGTCGGCTGCAACGGCCAGCACGCCTACCACCAGTTGCTGCACCAGGGCCGTCTGCTGGTACCGGCGGACTTCATCGTTCCGGTCAACAGCTACAACCCGCTCTCCGATCATCACCAATGGCTGTTCGCCAACTGCCTGTCGCAAGCCCAGGCGCTGATGCAGGGCAAGAGCCGCGAGGAAGCCGAAGCCGAGTTGCGTGCCAAAGGCCTGCCGGAAGCCGAAGTGCAGCGCCTGGCGCCGCACAAGGTCATCCCTGGCAACCGCCCGAGCAACATCCTGGTGATGAACCGTATCGCCCCCTTCACCCTCGGCGCGCTAGTGGCGCTGTACGAGCACAAGGTGTTCGTGCAGAGCGCCATCTGGGGTATCAACGCCTTCGACCAGTGGGGTGTGGAGCTGGGCAAGGAAATGGGCAAGGAAGTTTACCAGCGCCTGACCGGCCAGCTCGACAGCAGCGCTGCTGATGCCTCGACGCAGGGGCTGATCGAGCACTTCCGCGCACACCATCGCGGCTGA
- the folK gene encoding 2-amino-4-hydroxy-6-hydroxymethyldihydropteridine diphosphokinase, whose amino-acid sequence MMERVYIGLGSNLETPRQQLQEALGALARLPHSQLAGRSSLYASDPLGPADQPRYVNAVAALDTELEPWQLLDALQRIEQEQGRVRKAERWGPRTLDLDILLFGNRVISDERLTVPHYHMHARPFVLYPLAELDPELELPDGRHLRELLAACPFTGLERLPE is encoded by the coding sequence ATGATGGAACGGGTTTATATCGGACTGGGCAGTAACCTGGAAACGCCCCGTCAGCAGTTGCAGGAAGCCCTAGGCGCTCTTGCCCGTCTGCCGCATAGCCAGTTGGCAGGCCGTTCCTCGTTATACGCCAGTGACCCGCTAGGCCCAGCGGATCAACCGCGTTACGTCAACGCCGTGGCAGCGCTGGATACCGAACTGGAGCCCTGGCAGTTGCTCGATGCCCTGCAACGCATCGAGCAGGAGCAGGGCCGCGTACGCAAGGCCGAACGCTGGGGGCCACGCACCCTGGATCTGGACATTCTCCTGTTCGGCAATCGGGTGATTTCAGATGAGCGCCTGACCGTACCGCACTACCATATGCACGCCCGCCCCTTCGTGCTCTACCCACTGGCCGAACTCGACCCCGAGCTGGAGTTGCCAGATGGACGCCACCTGCGCGAACTACTGGCTGCCTGCCCGTTCACCGGGCTGGAACGCCTGCCCGAGTGA
- a CDS encoding GlxA family transcriptional regulator, producing MTHRVLLLVFPAFQLLDATGPADVFAAVDEHLSAAGRPAYRLEAISPEGGLVASSSGLSIATQPLPEPQELAGCTLLVAGGYGVQRAMHQGQVASWLAQAGPLAARCASVCTGAFLLAQAGLMTGRKVVTHWRYAELLQRLYPGLEVLHDSLFVHDGAFYSSAGVTAGMDLCLSLVEDDHGRDVSLQVAKGLVMYLRRPGGQRQFSAELLAQQAPTDGVMQPLLNELRTSLARVWDVESMAASLAMSTRTLHRHCQAELGVTPARLLLHLRLESACQLLEAGEASLKRVAQRSGFVNAYNLRQAFARALGVTPGEYRQRFCR from the coding sequence ATGACGCACAGAGTCCTGCTGTTGGTGTTTCCCGCGTTTCAGTTGCTCGATGCCACCGGGCCGGCCGACGTGTTCGCCGCAGTGGATGAGCATTTGTCGGCCGCTGGTCGACCGGCCTATCGGTTAGAGGCGATATCGCCTGAGGGCGGTCTGGTCGCGTCCAGCAGCGGGCTGTCGATCGCGACCCAGCCGTTGCCCGAGCCGCAGGAACTGGCTGGCTGTACGTTGCTGGTGGCTGGCGGATATGGCGTCCAACGTGCCATGCATCAGGGGCAGGTCGCGAGCTGGTTGGCGCAGGCCGGGCCGCTGGCGGCGCGCTGTGCGTCGGTGTGTACAGGTGCCTTTCTGCTGGCTCAGGCGGGCTTGATGACGGGCCGCAAGGTGGTCACCCACTGGCGTTATGCCGAGCTGCTACAGCGGCTTTATCCCGGTCTGGAGGTGTTGCATGACAGCCTGTTCGTGCATGACGGTGCGTTCTACAGTTCCGCCGGGGTAACGGCTGGCATGGATCTTTGCCTGAGCCTGGTGGAGGACGACCATGGTCGTGATGTTTCGCTGCAAGTTGCCAAGGGCCTGGTGATGTACCTGCGGCGGCCTGGGGGGCAGCGGCAGTTCAGCGCGGAGTTGCTGGCCCAGCAGGCGCCCACCGACGGGGTGATGCAGCCTCTGTTGAATGAGTTACGGACGTCGCTGGCACGCGTCTGGGACGTCGAGAGCATGGCCGCCAGCCTCGCGATGTCGACACGTACGCTGCATCGGCATTGCCAGGCCGAACTCGGGGTGACACCGGCTCGGTTGCTGCTGCACCTGCGGCTGGAAAGCGCCTGTCAATTGCTGGAGGCGGGTGAGGCGTCGCTCAAGCGCGTGGCGCAGCGCAGTGGCTTCGTCAATGCGTACAACCTCAGGCAGGCCTTTGCGCGAGCGCTGGGTGTGACGCCTGGAGAGTATCGCCAGCGTTTCTGTCGTTGA
- a CDS encoding sigma-54-dependent transcriptional regulator: MPHILIVEDETIIRSALRRLLERNQYQVSEAGSVQEAQERYSIPTFDLIVSDLRLPGAPGTELIKLAEGTPVLIMTSYASLRSAVDSMKMGAVDYIAKPFDHDEMLQAVARILRDRQEAKSAPASASPSATRSASSEKAADNANGEIGIIGSCAAMQELYSKIRKVAPTDSNVLVQGESGTGKELVARALHNLSRRAKAPLISVNCAAIPETLIESELFGHEKGAFTGASAGRAGLVEAADGGTLFLDEIGELPLEAQARLLRVLQEGEIRRVGSVQSQKVDVRLIAATHRDLKTLAKTGQFREDLYYRLHVIALKLPALRERGADVSEIAQAFLVRQYTRMGREPLHFAHDAEQAIRHYSWPGNVRELENAIERAVILCEGTEISADLLGIDIELDDLDDEIFGLPGLPNQPGNSSHEPTEDLSLEDYFQHFVLEHQDHMTETELARKLGISRKCLWERRQRLGIPRRKSGVTSGS; encoded by the coding sequence ATGCCACATATTCTTATCGTCGAAGACGAAACCATTATCCGCTCTGCCTTGCGCCGCCTGCTCGAACGTAACCAGTACCAGGTCAGCGAGGCTGGCTCGGTACAGGAAGCCCAGGAGCGCTACAGCATTCCGACCTTCGACCTGATCGTCAGTGACCTGCGCCTGCCCGGCGCGCCCGGTACCGAACTGATCAAGCTGGCCGAAGGCACGCCGGTGCTGATCATGACCAGCTACGCCAGCCTGCGCTCGGCAGTGGACTCGATGAAGATGGGCGCGGTCGACTACATCGCCAAACCCTTCGATCACGATGAGATGCTGCAGGCCGTCGCCCGTATCCTGCGCGACCGTCAGGAAGCCAAGAGCGCCCCGGCCAGCGCAAGCCCCAGCGCCACGCGCAGTGCTAGCAGCGAAAAGGCCGCCGATAACGCCAATGGCGAAATCGGCATCATCGGCTCCTGCGCCGCCATGCAGGAGCTCTACAGCAAGATTCGCAAGGTTGCCCCCACCGACTCCAATGTACTGGTACAAGGCGAGTCCGGCACCGGCAAGGAACTGGTCGCGCGAGCCCTACACAACCTCTCGCGCCGCGCCAAGGCGCCACTGATTTCGGTGAACTGCGCGGCGATTCCGGAAACCCTGATCGAGTCCGAACTGTTCGGCCACGAGAAAGGCGCATTCACCGGCGCCAGCGCTGGTCGCGCCGGCCTGGTGGAAGCGGCCGACGGCGGCACGTTGTTTCTCGACGAGATCGGCGAGCTGCCACTGGAAGCCCAGGCGCGCCTGCTGCGCGTACTGCAGGAAGGCGAGATCCGCCGGGTCGGCTCGGTACAGTCGCAAAAGGTCGATGTGCGCTTGATCGCCGCGACCCACCGCGACCTCAAGACCCTGGCCAAGACCGGCCAATTCCGTGAAGACCTCTATTACCGCCTGCACGTGATCGCCCTCAAACTCCCGGCACTACGTGAGCGCGGCGCCGACGTGAGCGAAATCGCCCAGGCGTTTCTGGTGCGCCAATACACCCGCATGGGCCGCGAGCCGCTGCACTTCGCCCACGATGCGGAACAGGCCATCCGTCACTACTCCTGGCCCGGTAACGTTCGTGAGTTGGAGAACGCCATCGAGCGTGCGGTGATCCTGTGCGAGGGCACGGAGATTTCCGCCGACCTGCTGGGTATCGATATCGAGCTGGACGATCTGGACGACGAAATCTTCGGCCTGCCCGGCCTCCCCAATCAGCCGGGTAACAGCAGTCATGAGCCGACCGAGGATCTATCCCTGGAGGACTACTTCCAGCACTTCGTGCTCGAGCATCAGGATCACATGACCGAGACCGAGCTGGCCCGCAAGCTCGGCATCAGTCGCAAATGCCTGTGGGAACGCCGTCAGCGCCTGGGCATCCCGCGCCGCAAGTCCGGTGTGACCAGCGGTTCTTGA